The following proteins are encoded in a genomic region of Syntrophorhabdales bacterium:
- a CDS encoding glycosyltransferase family 4 protein: MSGPATQRMLRIAILLDKFLPSRGGERYFSFLAEELARRGHEVHLFASKIEEKGEQPYQVHLVPVLKFPRSLRMISYMLFSARMVNGYGFDVIHGLGQSLVSNVLNPHGGVERAYLKQEFASISSRWYYWYRWLRRHLSLRHHLELWMQRRLYAGSHVRRVIAISQMVKRDIVSYFNFPEDRIAVVFNTVDLQRFHPSLRERFREPKRSEMGVDERSILLLFAGNNYRLKGLEPLLHALALLKKSAAGMDVRLIVVGRGQIWLYRRMAERLGVAGSVFFLGPVGNMEPFYAAADIYVHPTFYDSCSLTVLEALACGLPVITTRFNGASDAILSDEGGKIVQDPANAEEIADAIAWFFDEERRKKACVVTRQWLEQYPPSRNVDETLAVYYEAAAS; this comes from the coding sequence GTGAGCGGACCAGCCACTCAACGCATGTTACGCATTGCTATCCTGCTGGACAAATTTCTGCCTTCACGAGGGGGCGAGCGTTATTTCAGCTTTCTCGCCGAAGAGCTGGCTCGGCGCGGCCACGAGGTGCATCTCTTTGCGTCAAAGATAGAAGAGAAAGGGGAGCAACCATATCAGGTCCATCTCGTGCCCGTCCTGAAGTTTCCAAGAAGCCTCAGAATGATCTCCTACATGCTCTTTTCCGCGCGCATGGTAAACGGATACGGATTTGATGTTATTCATGGGCTGGGGCAGAGTCTGGTGAGCAATGTGCTCAATCCTCACGGCGGAGTGGAGAGGGCGTATCTCAAGCAGGAATTTGCATCCATCAGCAGTCGCTGGTACTACTGGTACCGTTGGCTCAGGCGCCATCTTTCGCTGCGCCACCACCTGGAGCTCTGGATGCAGCGCCGCCTTTACGCCGGAAGCCATGTCAGGAGAGTGATCGCGATATCGCAGATGGTGAAGAGAGACATCGTCTCTTATTTTAATTTTCCCGAAGATAGAATCGCCGTAGTCTTTAACACCGTGGATCTGCAACGTTTCCATCCGTCACTCCGTGAGCGGTTTCGTGAACCAAAGCGCAGCGAGATGGGTGTTGATGAGCGTTCCATCCTCCTTCTCTTCGCCGGTAACAATTACCGCCTCAAGGGGTTGGAGCCACTGCTGCATGCGCTTGCATTGCTTAAAAAGAGCGCGGCCGGAATGGACGTGCGATTGATAGTGGTCGGACGGGGGCAGATATGGCTCTACCGGCGAATGGCAGAAAGACTGGGAGTAGCCGGTTCCGTCTTCTTCCTTGGACCCGTCGGCAACATGGAACCTTTCTACGCGGCCGCGGATATCTACGTGCACCCCACGTTTTATGATTCATGCTCCCTCACCGTGCTGGAAGCCCTCGCCTGCGGCCTCCCGGTAATTACCACGCGCTTCAACGGCGCCTCTGACGCAATACTGTCGGACGAGGGCGGCAAAATCGTTCAAGACCCTGCCAATGCGGAAGAGATTGCTGACGCCATTGCCTGGTTCTTCGACGAAGAACGAAGAAAGAAGGCTTGCGTCGTTACACGCCAGTGGTTGGAACAGTATCCACCTTCCCGCAACGTGGATGAGACGCTGGCGGTATACTACGAGGCAGCCGCTTCATAA
- a CDS encoding glycosyltransferase family 4 protein yields MRVLHLFSDWKWTGPAEPVVSLCDALKGHELVLTLAFRKTPIDFPERTVQKEVMKRNVSGYDGFRLNRYFSLRDWIFDVKRIKRLVDEEHVDIVHTHLSHDHATAVMSFLFSARRPLLVRTDHKRDGLPQSRSMAYLMARTDGLVTYSERLRQQDVEYFRFPAERSCRLQPGLQPYTGSVRDVRESLGLEPSDRVVGVIGRLKKDRGYDVILKAFRKVRDRMEHVKLVIVGRSSQIEESIKKPLAELNLQKDVILAGYRIEDYFSVIAAFDVYVMMRAGSDGTARALREVLGMGKPAIVSTQGMLPELVIDGKTGYAVAMDEQELADRMVRLLSDERMRAEFGSNARDRALTEWNYGVQAARLVDFYKKLLQLGKRR; encoded by the coding sequence ATGAGGGTGCTTCATCTTTTTAGCGACTGGAAGTGGACCGGCCCTGCCGAACCTGTTGTTTCGCTTTGCGATGCGCTCAAAGGGCATGAGCTAGTCCTCACGCTTGCGTTTCGAAAGACCCCCATCGACTTCCCAGAGCGCACCGTTCAAAAAGAAGTAATGAAACGGAACGTCTCCGGGTACGATGGCTTCAGGCTCAACCGGTATTTTTCGCTGCGGGACTGGATCTTTGACGTGAAAAGAATCAAGCGCCTTGTCGACGAAGAGCACGTCGATATCGTGCATACGCACCTGTCGCATGATCACGCGACTGCAGTGATGTCTTTTCTCTTCTCAGCGAGGCGTCCACTCCTGGTGAGAACCGACCACAAACGCGACGGACTGCCGCAGAGTCGCTCCATGGCCTATCTCATGGCGCGCACCGATGGCCTTGTCACCTATAGCGAAAGACTGCGGCAGCAGGACGTAGAATATTTCCGTTTCCCTGCGGAGAGAAGCTGCAGGCTCCAGCCGGGCCTACAGCCCTACACAGGCAGTGTGCGCGATGTCCGGGAAAGCCTTGGCCTCGAGCCTTCAGACAGAGTCGTCGGCGTCATCGGACGGCTGAAGAAAGATAGGGGTTACGATGTGATCCTGAAAGCCTTCCGCAAGGTACGGGATCGGATGGAACACGTGAAGCTCGTGATTGTGGGCAGGAGTTCTCAAATTGAAGAGAGTATAAAGAAGCCTCTGGCAGAATTGAACCTTCAAAAGGATGTTATTCTGGCCGGGTACCGTATAGAAGATTACTTCTCGGTCATCGCCGCCTTCGACGTTTATGTGATGATGCGCGCCGGCTCAGACGGCACGGCGCGGGCACTGCGCGAGGTCTTGGGAATGGGGAAACCGGCGATCGTTTCAACGCAGGGCATGCTCCCTGAACTGGTCATCGATGGGAAGACGGGTTACGCTGTCGCGATGGATGAACAGGAACTGGCTGATCGTATGGTGCGCCTCCTGAGCGACGAAAGAATGAGAGCGGAGTTCGGAAGCAACGCCCGCGATCGAGCCCTGACCGAGTGGAACTATGGCGTACAGGCAGCACGGCTTGTGGACTTTTACAAGAAACTGTTGCAGCTCGGAAAAAGACGGTGA